Proteins encoded together in one Camelina sativa cultivar DH55 chromosome 9, Cs, whole genome shotgun sequence window:
- the LOC104711365 gene encoding UDP-glycosyltransferase 76E12-like, producing the protein MMQLAKALHLKGFSITALQTKFNYFIPSDGFTDYQFVSIQESLPESDFKNLGPIQFMLKLKKECQVSLKACLGQLLLQKSNEISCVIYDESMYFAEAAAKEFNLPNVIFSTTSATAFKCRSVFEKLYANNVLAPLKEPKGQEEELVPELYPLRYKDFPVSRFASLESIMEVYRNTADKRTASSVIINTATCLESASLTFLQQQRVEVPFYPIGPLHMVASAPASLLEENKSCIEWLNNNSKVVSRESIIS; encoded by the exons ATGATGCAACTTGCAAAAGCCCTTCACTTGAAGGGTTTCTCAATCACAGCTCTCCAGACCAAGTTCAATTACTTTATCCCTTCAGATGGCTTCACAGATTATCAATTCGTCTCAATCCAAGAAAGCTTGCCGGAGTCTGATTTCAAGAATCTCGGACCAATACAGTTTATGCTTAAGCTCAAAAAAGAGTGTCAGGTGAGCCTCAAGGCCTGTTTAGGTCAGTTGCTTCTCCAAAAAAGTAATGAGATATCATGTGTCATCTACGATGAGTCCATGTACTTTGCTGAAGCTGCAGCCAAAGAGTTTAATCTTCCAAACGTCATTTTTAGCACAACAAGTGCCACAGCTTTTAAATGTCGCTCTGTATTTGAGAAACTCTACGCAAACAATGTTCTGGCTCCCTTGAAAG AACCAAAAggacaagaagaagagctaGTGCCAGAGTTATATCCCCTGAGATACAAAGACTTTCCGGTTTCACgatttgcatcattagaaagcaTAATGGAGGTGTATAGGAACACAGCTGACAAACGGACAGCTTCCTCTGTGATAATCAACACAGCGACTTGTCTAGAGAGCGCATCTCTAACTTTTCTGCAACAACAACGGGTAGAAGTTCCATTTTATCCTATAGGCCCTCTTCACATGGTGGCCTCAGCTCCTGCAAGTCTGCTTGAAGAGAACAAGAGCTGTATCGAATGGTTGAACAATAATTCCAAAGTTGTTTCTAGAGAAAGTATCATATCCTAA
- the LOC104715430 gene encoding UDP-glycosyltransferase 76E4-like, protein MEKIAHKRRIVLVPLPLQGHVTPMMHLGKSLTLKGFSITVALGQLDQVSSWQHFPGFQFITIPESLPLSEVEALGPVEFLIKLNKTSEASFKNCISQLLIQQGNDIACIIYDDLMYFCEAAAKQFKLPSIIFSTASATHNFCVCFLRQLNPSKFLIDIEDPEIQNKVVENLHPLSYKDLPIAGFGPLERFVELCKEVVNRRTASAVIINTVSCLESLSLTRLQQEFGIPVYTLGPLHITAASTTYSLLEEDMSCIEWLNKQKPRSVVYISLGSIFDMGNKEVLEMAWGLCDSNLPFLWVIRDGVESLPEEVSKMVSERGYIVKWAPHIEVLGHPAVGGFWSHCGWNSILEGTAEGVPMICRPFQGEQKLNAMYVESVWKIGIQVGGEVERGGVERAVKRLMTDEEGADMRERALDFKEKLKASVRSGGSSYNALNELVNLLKTE, encoded by the exons ATGGAGAAGATAGCACACAAGAGAAGGATAGTGCTGGTTCCCCTTCCATTACAAGGACATGTAACCCCAATGATGCATCTTGGGAAATCCCTTACCTTGAAAGGCTTCTCAATCACAGTTGCTCTAGGACAGCTTGATCAAGTAAGCTCTTGGCAGCACTTCCCTGGTTTTCAGTTTATCACCATACCAGAAAGCTTACCATTGTCTGAAGTTGAGGCACTCGGACCTGTCGAGTTTTTaataaaactcaacaaaaccaGCGAGGCAAGCTTCAAGAACTGTATAAGTCAGTTGTTAATACAACAAGGTAATGATATTGCATGTATCATCTACGACGATCTCATGTACTTTTGTGAAGCTGCAGCTAAGCAGTTCAAACTTCCAAGTATCATCTTTAGCACTGCTAGTGCTACACACAACTTTTGCGTCTGTTTTTTAAGACAACTGAATCCCAGCAAGTTCTTGATAGACATAGAAG ATCCTGAAATACAGAACAAGGTAGTTGAAAATTTACATCCATTAAGTTACAAAGACCTACCAATAGCAGGATTTGGGCCACTAGAAAGATTTGTGGAGCTTTGTAAGGAAGTAGTCAACAGAAGAACAGCTTCTGCTGTTATCATCAACACGGTAAGCTGTCTAGAGAGCTTGTCTCTGACACGACTGCAACAAGAATTTGGAATTCCAGTGTATACATTGGGCCCTCTTCACATTACAGCTGCTTCAACAACTTATAGCTTACTAGAAGAGGACATGAGCTGCATTGAATGGCTGAACAAGCAGAAACCGAGGTCAGTCGTATACATAAGCTTGGGAAGCATATTTGACATGGGGAACAAGGAAGTTTTGGAGATGGCTTGGGGATTGTGTGATAGTAACCTACCTTTCTTATGGGTTATCCGAGATGGCGTCGAGTCATTGCCAGAGGAAGTTAGTAAGATGGTCTCAGAAAGAGGATACATTGTGAAATGGGCACCGCATATAGAAGTACTAGGACATCCTGCAGTGGGAGGCTTCTGGAGCcactgtggatggaactcaaTACTTGAGGGCACTGCGGAAGGAGTCCCAATGATTTGCAGGCCGTTTCAAGGTGAGCAGAAGTTAAATGCAATGTATGTAGAGAGTGTTTGGAAAATAGGGATTCAGGTAGGAGGGGAAGTGGAAAGAGGAGGTGTAGAGAGAGCTGTGAAGAGGTTGATGACAGATGAAGAAGGTGCAGACATGAGGGAGAGAGCCCTTGATTTTAAAGAGAAGCTGAAGGCATCTGTGAGAAGTGGAGGCTCTTCATACAATGCACTGAATGAGCTTGTCAACCTCTTGAAGACAGAGTGA
- the LOC104711368 gene encoding protein DEK encodes MATETLKLKTPELAVDSPPKEEADSVKDTTEKKVVAPVSEDAEKKKKEETMKDKGRVEEANGGERVKSPVTPLSERPTRERKRTERYIMDDTPPPSRSPGNKPVSIEQGRGTRLKEIPNVAYKLSKRKPDDNLFLLHTILYGKKGKAQTLKKNIGQFSGFVWSEQEEEKQRARTKEKLDKFNKEKLIDLCDVLDIPNNKSNVKKDELAVKVLEFLVHPKVTRDVVLADSEKETKKRKKSVSNLTSGESSDVPAKKRRQTKSSGKKQDKPSETEEGNGEADVGSEDDPHGEENNKNEDTETEDEKDKAKEKKKSTDKKSLSKRTKKEKPAAEEEKSLKGSAKSGRKSSKQVDKSTASSSKKQEVDKHDSSKEKGKRQTSKPQAKGSKDQGAGKTPEKGKKEPTRKEVHVVVAKILKEVDFNTATLSDILRKLGSHFGVDLMHRKAEVKDIVTDAINEMSSADDER; translated from the exons ATGGCGactgaaaccctaaaattgaagaCACCAGAATTAGCAGTTGATTCTCCGCCCAAGGAAGAAGCTGATTCCGTGAAGGATACAACAGAGAAGAAGGTAGTAGCTCCAGTAAGTGAAGAcgccgagaagaagaagaaagaggaaaccATGAAGGACAAAGGAAGAGTAGAAGAAGCGAATGGTGGAGAAAGAGTTAAATCTCCGGTGACTCCACTCAGTGAGAGGCCTACAAGGGAGAGAAAGAGGACTGAGCGTTACATTATGGATGatactcctcctccttctcgATCCCCTGGGAACAAGCCTGTCTCTATTGagcag GGTCGTGGAACACGGCTTAAGGAGATTCCAAATG TTGCTTATAAACTATCCAAGAGAAAGCCTGACGACAATCTCTTCTTACTTCACACCATTCTCTACGGCAAGAAAGGAAAG GCACAGACGCTGAAGAAAAACATTGGTCAGTTTTCGGGTTTTGTATGGTCAGAGCAAGAG GAGGAGAAGCAAAGAGCAAGAACAAAGGAGAAGCTtgataaatttaacaaagaaaagtTAATTGATCTCTGTGATGTGCTTGATATACCCAATAACAAAAGTAATGTGAAAAAA GACGAACTTGCTGTAAAAGTGCTTGAATTTTTGGTACATCCCAAGGTAACGAGGGATGTTGTACTTGCTGATAGTGAAAAG GAAACTAAAAAGCGCAAGAAGAGTGTAAGTAACTTGACTTCTGGGGAATCATCAGATGTCCCAGCCAAG AAGAGAAGGCAGACGAAAAGTTCTGGAAAGAAGCAAGATAAGCCATCTGAGACGGAAGAAGGAAATGGTGAGGCTGATGTTGGTTCTGAAGATGACCCTCatggagaagaaaacaacaaaaatgaagatACTGAAACTGAAGACGAGAAAGATAAAgccaaggagaagaaaaagtcaACCGATAAGAAAAGCTTGTCAAAAAGGACTAAGAAGGAGAAACCAGCAGCTGAGGAGGAGAAGTCTCTTAAAGGTTCTGCAAAATCTGGTCGAAAGTCCTCCAAACAAGTCGATAAATCAACTGCATCATCAAGCAAGAAGCAAGAGGTTGATAAACACGATTCCTCTAAAGAGAAAGGCAAGAGACAGACAAGTAAACCACAGGCAAAGGGATCCAAAGATCAAG GTGCAGGAAAAACCCCTGAGAAAGGTAAAAAAGAACCCACAAGAAAAGAAGTGCATGTAGTGGTGGCCAAAATCCTGAAGGAAGTAGACTTCAATACG GCAACTCTATCTGATATTCTGCGGAAGCTTG GGAGCCATTTTGGAGTTGATCTTATGCATAGAAAAGCGGAGGTGAAGGATATCGTTACAGATGCCATTAACGAAATGAGTAGTGCTGATGATGAAAGGTGA
- the LOC104711370 gene encoding glutamate-1-semialdehyde 2,1-aminomutase 2, chloroplastic, with protein MAVTLTGSGIALGFSCSPKFSKRPSSSSSNRRCVKMSVSVEEKTKNFTLQKSEEAFNAAKNLMPGGVNSPVRAFKSVGGQPVVMDSAKGSRLRDIDGNEYVDYVGSWGPAIIGHADDKVLAALAETMKKGTSFGAPCLLENVLAEMVISAVPSIEMVRFVNSGTEACMGVLRLARAFTGKEKFIKFEGCYHGHANSFLVKAGSGVATLGLPDSPGVPKSATSDTLTAPYNDIAAVEKLFEANKGEIGAIILEPVVGNSGFITPKPEFINGLRQISKENGALLIFDEVMTGFRLAYGGAQEYFGITPDLTTLGKIIGGGLPVGAYGGRRDIMEMVAPAGPMYQAGTLSGNPLAMTAGIHTLKRLSQPGTYEYLDKITKELTNGILEAGKKTGHAMCGGYISGMFGFFFTEGPVYDFSDAKMSDTEKFGKFFRGMLEEGVYLAPSQFEAGFTSLAHTSEDIQFTIAAAEKVLSQI; from the exons ATGGCAGTAACGCTTACAGGATCAGGGATTGCTCTTGGGTTTTCTTGTTCCCCAAAGTTCTCTAAGAgaccttcttcttcgtcgtccaACCGTCGCTGCGTTAAGATGTCCGTTTCGGTagaagagaagacgaagaacttCACTCTTCAGAAATCTGAGGAAGCTTTCAATGCTGCCAAG AACTTAATGCCTGGAGGTGTGAATTCACCTGTACGTGCCTTCAAATCAGTGGGAGGGCAACCAGTTGTGATGGATTCTGCAAAGGGTTCACGACTACGAGACATTGATGGGAATGAGTACGTTGACTATGTTGGTTCTTGGGGACCAGCTATAATTGGTCATGCCGATGataag GTTCTTGCAGCTTTAGCTGAGACAATGAAGAAAGGAACAAGCTTTGGTGCTCCTTGTCTCTTGGAGAATGTTCTTGCGGAGATGGTGATTTCAGCTGTTCCAAGTATTGAAATGGTTCGGTTTGTTAATTCGGGTACTGAAGCATGTATGGGCGTGCTACGTCTCGCTCGTGCCTTCACTGGGAAAGAGAAGTTCATCAAGTTTGAAGGTTGTTATCATGGTCATGCGAACTCTTTCCTTGTTAAAGCAGGTAGTGGTGTAGCTACTTTGGGTCTACCTGACTCCCCTGGTGTTCCAAAATCTGCTACTTCAGATACTCTTACAGCTCCTTATAATGATATTGCTGCTGTTGAGAAGCTCTTTGAGGCAAACAAAGGCGAGATTGGTGCCATTATTCTTGAACCTGTTGTTGGTAACTCAGGGTTTATTACACCTAAACCAGAGTTCATCAATGGTCTACGCCAGATTAGTAAAGAAAATGGTGCTCTTCTTATTTTCGATGAAGTCATGACTGGTTTTCGTTTAGCCTATGGTGGAGCTCAAGAATACTTTGGTATCACACCTGACTTAACAACTCTTGGGAAAATCATCGGTGGTGGTCTTCCCGTTGGAGCATACGGTGGAAGGCGAGACATTATGGAAATG GTTGCACCAGCAGGACCGATGTATCAAGCTGGTACGCTAAGTGGTAACCCGTTGGCTATGACTGCTGGTATTCACACGCTGAAGCGGTTAAGTCAGCCTGGGACATATGAATACTTGGACAAGATCACGAAAGAGCTTACAAATGGGATACTAGAAGCCGGCAAGAAAACCGGACATGCGATGTGTGGTGGTTACATAAGCGGGATGTTCGGTTTCTTCTTTACTGAAGGTCCCGTCTATGATTTCTCGGATGCCAAGATGAGTGATACAGAGAAGTTTGGAAAGTTTTTCAGAGGAATGTTGGAAGAAGGGGTCTACTTGGCACCTTCTCAATTCGAAGCCGGTTTTACCAGCTTGGCTCACACTTCAGAAGACATCCAATTCACTATCGCAGCAGCCGAGAAGGTTTTAAGTCAAATCTAG
- the LOC104715429 gene encoding UDP-glycosyltransferase 76E4-like — MYFCEAAAKEFNLPSVIFSTSSATIQVCYCVLSKLNAEKFLIDMTDPEMKEKMLEGLYPLRYKDLPTSGFGPLEPLLDMCREVVNTKTASAIIINTANCLESSSLSWLQQELGIFVYSLGPLHITTSLPGGPGPSLLQEDMSCVEWLNKQKPRSVIYISLGSKAHMETKEMLEMSWGLSNSKQPFLWVIRPGIFNTIFSIFYM; from the exons ATGTACTTCTGTGAAGCTGCAGCTAAAGAGTTCAACCTTCCTAGTGTCATCTTCAGCACCAGCAGTGCTACCATTCAAGTTTGCTACTGTGTTTTAAGTAAACTCAATGCCGAGAAGTTCTTGATCGATATGACAG ATCCTGAAATGAAAGAGAAGATGTTGGAAGGTTTATATCCTTTAAGATACAAAGACCTACCTACTTCAGGATTTGGTCCATTGGAGCCACTTTTGGATATGTGTAGGGAAGTAGTTAACACAAAAACAGCTTCCGCTATTATCATCAACACGGCTAACTGTCTAGAGAGCTCGTCTCTGTCATGGCTGCAACAAGAACTCGGAATATTTGTGTACTCATTAGGCCCTCTTCACATTACAACTTCATTGCCGGGAGGACCGGGACCTAGTTTACTACAAGAGGACATGAGCTGCGTTGAATGGCTTAACAAGCAGAAACCAAGGTCAGTCATATACATAAGCTTGGGAAGCAAAGCTCACATGGAAACCAAAGAGATGTTAGAGATGTCTTGGGGACTTTCCAATAGCAAACAACCATTCTTATGGGTCATCCGACCGGGTATTTTCAAtactatattttcaatattttatatgtag
- the LOC104711369 gene encoding ATP-dependent 6-phosphofructokinase 2-like encodes MATETATSIKKLPSLSGLHHRRNPLDENPFFHPSDGFYINPSDVILSQVAYDLSDQSQPRFAYHRAGPRQKIMYEPSAVKAAIVTCGGLCPGMNTVIRELVVGLWELYDVKEIYGIPAGYRGFYSMEAVKLNPKIVHDWHKKGGTVLATSRGGFNLNKIVDAIQLNGYNQVYIIGGDGTMRGAVEIFKEVSRRKLEVGITGIPKTVDNDVGIIDRSFGFQTAVEMAQQAISAAHVEAESAVNGIGLVKLMGRSTGHIALHATLSSRDVDCCLIPEMDFYLEGKGGLFEFLEKRLKERGHAVLVVAEGAGQDMIPRNESQKQERDESGNLVFLDVGAWFKSVLKEWWEREHPDELFTVKYIDPTYMIRAVPANATDNLYCTLLAHSAIHGVMAGYTGFVSGPINGNYAYIPLEEVAQAKNEVNTNDHKWAWVRSVTTQPDFETKF; translated from the exons ATGGCGACAGAAACGGCAACTAGTATCAAGAAGCTCCCATCTCTCTCCGGCCTCCATCACCGCCGTAATCCACTAGATGAAAACCCCTTCTTCCACCCCTCCGATGGCTTCTACATCAACCCTTCTGACGTCATCCTCTCCCAGGTCGCCTACGACCTCTCCGACCAGTCCCAACCACGCTTTGCCTACCACAGAGCTGGACCTCGCCAAAAGATCATGTACGAGCCATCGGCTGTGAAAGCAGCGATCGTTACTTGCGGAGGGCTGTGCCCGGGGATGAACACAGTCATAAGAGAGCTTGTGGTTGGTCTATGGGAGCTGTACGATGTCAAAGAGATTTATGGCATACCAGCTGGTTACAGAGGCTTTTATTCCATGGAAGCCGTCAAGTTAAATCCCAAGATCGTTCATGATTGGCACAAGAAAGGTGGCACTGTCCTCGCCACTTCTCGAGGTGGCTTTAATCTCAATAAGATCGTAGATGCCATCCAACTCAACGGTTACAACCAG GTGTATATAATAGGAGGAGACGGCACAATGCGTGGGGCTGTGGAGATCTTCAAGGAAGTAAGCAGGAGGAAACTGGAGGTGGGAATCACAGGTATTCCGAAAACCGTGGACAATGATGTGGGAATCATTGATAGATCGTTCGGGTTTCAAACGGCTGTAGAGATGGCTCAGCAGGCTATATCGGCTGCTCACGTGGAGGCCGAGAGCGCGGTCAATGGCATTGGACTAGTGAAGCTCATGGGGAGAAGTACTGGCCACATTGCTCTCCACGCCACACTTAGCAGTCGTGATGTGGATTGTTGTTTGATCCCAGAGATGGACTTCTACCTTGAAGGCAAAGGAGGTCTGTTTGAGTTTCTTGAAAAGAGACTAAAAGAACGTGGCCATGCTGTTCTTGTTGTGGCTGAAGGTGCAGGGCAAGATATGATACCAAGAAATGAATCGCAGAAACAAGAGAGGGATGAATCTGGCAACTTAGTTTTCTTGGATGTGGGAGCCTGGTTTAAGTCAGTGCTCAAGGAATGGTGGGAGAGAGAGCATCCAGACGAGCTGTTCACCGTCAAGTATATCGATCCGACTTACATGATAAGAGCTGTACCTGCAAATGCTACGGATAACTTGTATTGTACACTCTTGGCTCACTCGGCTATCCATGGAGTCATGGCTGGTTACACAGGGTTCGTTTCTGGTCCGATCAATGGTAACTATGCTTATATCCCCTTAGAGGAAGTGGCACAGGCTAAGAATGAAGTGAACACGAATGACCACAAGTGGGCATGGGTGCGTTCAGTCACAACTCAGCCTGATTtcgaaacaaaattttaa
- the LOC104711366 gene encoding UDP-glycosyltransferase 76E11-like, with protein sequence MEEKTARRRVVLVPTPAQGHITPMMQLAKTLHLKGFSITVVQTKFNHFIPSDDFTDFQFVTIPESLPKSALKDLGPIQFLLKLNKECQVSFKECLSQLLLQQSNEISCVIYDEFMYFAEAAAKEFKLPNVILSTTSATAFVCRSVFDKLYANNVMAPLEEPKGKENELVPEFHPLRYKDFPVSRWASTESTMELYRNTVDKRTASSVIINTASCLESSSLSFLQQQLKIPVYPIGPLHMVASASTSLLEENKTCIEWLNKQKKNSVIFVSMGSVALMQIKEVMETALGLDSSNQQFLWVIRPGSVRGSEWIEYLPKEFINIITGRGYIVKWAPQKEVLSHPAVGGFWSHCGWNSTLESIGEGVPMICKPFSTDQKVNARYLECVWKIGIQVEGELDRRAVERAVTRLMVDEEGEEMRKRAVSLKEQLRASVKSGGSSHNSLEEFVNFMRTL encoded by the exons ATGGAGGAAAAAACGGCGAGGAGAAGGGTAGTTTTGGTTCCAACACCAGCTCAAGGACATATAACTCCAATGATGCAACTTGCAAAAACCCTTCACTTGAAGGGTTTCTCAATCACAGTTGTTCAAACCAAGTTCAATCACTTTATCCCTTCAGATGACTTCACTGATTTTCAGTTTGTCACTATCCCAGAAAGCTTACCAAAGTCTGCTTTGAAGGATCTCGGACCAATACAGTTTCTGCTTAAGCTCAACAAAGAGTGTCAGGTAAGCTTCAAGGAATGCTTGAGTCAGTTGCTGCTGCAACAAAGTAATGAGATCTCATGCGTCATCTACGATGAGTTCATGTACTTTGCTGAAGCTGCAGCCAAAGAGTTTAAGCTTCCAAACGTTATTCTCAGCACAACAAGTGCCACAGCTTTTGTTTGCCGCTCTGTATTCGACAAACTCTATGCAAACAATGTCATGGCTCCCTTGGAAG AAcctaaaggaaaagaaaacgagCTAGTGCCAGAGTTTCATCCCCTGAGATACAAAGACTTTCCGGTTTCACGTTGGGCATCAACAGAAAGCACAATGGAGCTGTACAGGAATACAGTTGACAAACGGACAGCTTCCTCAGTGATAATCAACACAGCGAGCTGTCTAGAGagctcatctctttcttttctgcAACAACAGCTTAAAATTCCAGTGTATCCTATAGGCCCTCTACACATGGTGGCCTCAGCTTCTACGAGTCTACTTGAAGAGAACAAGACCTGTATCGAATGgttgaacaaacaaaaaaaaaattctgtgaTATTTGTTAGCATGGGAAGCGTGGCTTTGATGCAAATCAAAGAGGTGATGGAAACTGCTTTGGGGTTGGATAGTAGCAACCAACAGTTCTTGTGGGTGATTCGACCTGGGTCAGTACGTGGTTCGGAATGGATAGAGTACTTGCCTAAGGagtttattaatataattacgGGTCGAGGTTACATTGTTAAATGGGCTCCGCAGAAGGAAGTGCTTTCTCATCCTGCAGTAGGAGGATTTTGGAGccattgtggatggaactcgacGCTAGAGAGCATCGGGGAAGGAGTTCCAATGATCTGCAAGCCGTTTTCCACTGATCAAAAGGTGAATGCGAGGTACTTGGAGTGTGTTTGGAAAATTGGGATTCAAGTGGAGGGTGAACTGGACAGGAGAGCAGTTGAGAGAGCTGTGACAAGGTTAATGGTGGACGAAGAAGGGGAGGAGATGAGGAAGAGAGCTGTCAGTTTGAAAGAGCAGCTTAGAGCCTCTGTTAAAAGTGGAGGTTCTTCACATAACTCGCTAGAGGAGTTTGTAAACTTCATGAGGACTCTGTGA